From Prevotella sp. oral taxon 299 str. F0039:
GCTGAGATCTACATCTAAAGCCAGAAAACAGATAAACATTATGACTCTTATTTCTATTTTAGCACGAACTTAAAACCTTAAAGTTATGTGCTATACACTTTGCTACACACTTCTTTCTTGCGACGCCTTTGACATTGTTCTATCTTTGCATTGCAATCAAAAACAAAAGGGTTGCTATTGGTGAGTAAAGTCACTGCAATTGATGGGTAAAATGTCGACTATTACACTTCATTCTCAATGCTTTTTCGCCAGCTTTTTAATTCAGTAATAACAATCAAAAAAACAAGAAAGGAAAAAATTATGTCAGTAGTTTATCGTTTAACACAAGACAATCGTAAAGAAAGTAAAACAAAAGGAAAGTGGTATGCACGAGCATTGCATACAGGGGTGATCGACATCGAAGGTCTTGCCAACATCATGCAAGCCAATTGTACGCTTAAAAAGAGTGATATCCTTGCGGTAATTGCCGAGTTGGTAGACGTGATGCGAGCTCAGTTGCAGAACTCTCAAAAGGTAGTATTAGATGGTTTAGGAAGCTTTAAGGTTGGACTTAAAACCAAGCCTGCTGACACTTCAACCGATTTTACTCCTCAAAAGAACATTGTTGGCGCACGAGTGCTCTTCCGTCCAACCAGCTACACCACAGCCAATCGCAAGCGTGCAAGTTTCTTACTTCAAGGTATGTCGGTGAAAGAGGCTACCAAATACGACGTGAAAAAGCCTAAAAAGGCTCGTGGTGGAGCAACAAGCGAGACTGCACATGCCTAAGATGTAGTGGCTTGATAACTTTTATTTACTTTAAAACCTTTGTTTATGAATAGTTTAATAATTGTAGTGAGAACGCTCTTGCACGATTTCTGGACGCTGGTGCGTCGCTTCGTTGGCTTCACAATGATTTATGTTTTCGGCATTGTCTATTCGCTCATCCTCTTTTTTACGGTCAACGGAAAAGCAGATGCGGTATAGTTGGGGCGAAAGAGGGTATAGCCAACGCTTTTTTCAGTCGCAGAATGGATTTGAACAAATACGTTGATGCTGTCTGAAAGTGTGTGAGAAAGTGTGCAACATAATACATGAAAAACGCAAAAGGTATGTAGACTTGTTCTAAATGTTGCGTAAGAATAACGCAACGGAAATGCAGAACTCAACCAAAGTATGCATCAGAAAAACACAAAACCTCTCTTTAAAATGGGCATCGAGATAACTCTCGGTGCCTTTTTTGTTGCCTTATGGAAGAGAATGGGAAGGATGGGGAGAGGGAAGTAATAAAAAAAGCGAAAGAAGCCTGTGCTAATAGTCAATACAAGGTGGAGGATCATTTCGAGGATATCCTCGATATGATCGAGATTGGAAAAGGTGGAAAACGACCAGTAGAATCAGTAAAACTATCTCGATATGCCTTTCTTAGAAGCTGTGAGGTTGTTTTCTAATCAAAGACCTACTTTTGGAGTAGGGGTACATGCACAGAATAATCCCATAACCTACGAGAAAATTAAAAATAGTGGGACTGTCTTTATTCCATTAACGGCTTACAGATCTCCAGGTAATGCAACATTAATTCAGTGGGGTAATCATGGTAATTATTTCACTTCCACATTCAGATCTTCTGGAATATCACACGTTAGATTCTTATTTAACGATTATGTTAATCCAGATTACTCTGCACCTGGACAAGGATGTATGAGTAGATTGGTGCAGAACATTCGCAAATAGACAATACATTAAGTAACCATCGTCTAGTAAATTTCAGGCTGGTTAAATAATATTCGTAATGAAGGCTCCTCAATGCTGTGCGCTTTGAGGAGTCTTTTTCCTTTTTATTTTCATATGCTACCAGCTTACTAAGTTTATATTCACTCAACTTTTTGCTCTTATCTATTTTCTCCTTCTGTGCTTCTCTTTAGTGCATGCGCATAAAAAGTCCTCCACTTTGTTGTTGAAAATCTTTCGATTTTATTTGTAAATACCCTCCTTCTTTCCCTTTCCATACCCCCAAAAATGCTTAAAAAGATACTATCTTACTTGCTTTTCCACTCTTTTTGCCCCTTAATCTGCTAATTATTTGTGCTAAAAGTAGTGGTTTTGTGCTCTTTTATTGTGATAATTTAATAAAATAGAATGCAAAAAAATGTAATGTTTGGGATAAGAAAAAAGAGAGTGAAAAACAAAAAAAACTACGATTCCTTTGATCTTCAATTTTAATATAGTTGATGCTAGATAATGATAATGAGTTAGATGTGTTGCAAATAAATGTAAAAGTATAAAATAAAAAATTAAAATAAATTCTATATAATAATGTAATGGTTGTTTTTTTAATAATTTTGCACTTCTAATGTTAGAAAAAAGTAGAAGAAATATCGAATCATCGTTGTTCTAACGATGTGTAAAATTTATAGTGAAAAAGCCGAAACGTACAGAAATGAGAGTTTTTTCTTTTTCAATATCTCATTTTGTGATAGAGTTATAGGGTAATATTCCATAATAAAAAAAGAAATGGTAAAAAACAATAAACACAAGAAACAACAATATCTTGCGCCAACTATTGCGGTGTTTGATATTGTAGAGAATAATTATCTTCTTGCAGCAAGTCCCAATGCACGCCCAGGTGGCGATGGAAAACCTGCAGGAAATATTACTATTGAGCAGCCAAGATACGACGATGGAGGGGATAGTGATAACCTTGAGGGGTAAGTTTTTAGGATGAGAAGATAAAAGATAAAAAGTAAAAGTAAGCATGAAAAAGATAAATTTCTATAGTTTTTTGTTTGTATTGTTTATCAGCGGTATAGCGTTATCTGCTGTTTCGTGTACAGAAAATAATTTAGACAGCGATTATAATGGAGCAAATCAAGAACTTGCCGTGAAGTTTCATGTGGGCGATCGCAAGATGAACCCACGAGAAACAATGCTACTACCACTCGTGGTGTAACAGCTTCGGGAGTGAAACTTTCAGATCTTAAAGGACAATTGCTTGAGGCTCAAGATGATAAAAACCTCGATGTGTGCTTCATTGAAACCACTATTGAGGGTGTAAATCCTGTCCAAAAGCCAGTGGCAACACGTGCAAACATTATCAATATGACTACTTTTGGCGACTTTTCGTCAATAGGTATGCGTGGAACAGCTGCGAATAATATGAAGAATGAATGGTTCCATGCAATTAAGACTCGTAGCAATGGTGAGCTTTATAGCTATTATCCATGGTCGTGGGATCAACAATATGCTCGTTTTTATGCTGTTTATCCAGATGTGAGCAAATATAATGCTATGACAATTGTTAAAGCAACAGCAACCGCAAGTCCTACTATCGATTTTCAGGTGAAGACCAATGTTATGGAGCAAGTAGATCTTATGACAGCTTGTTCGGGTGATGTTCGTTACCTAACACGTGGAAAAGCTCCTCAAACCAGCCTCAAATTCCGTCACGCACTCACCGCAATTCGCTTTGCAGTGGGTCAAAATCTCTCATTCAATAAAACCATTAACAAGATTACTCTTAAGAATGTATTACTAAGAAGCAAGTATATTCTTTCTAATAAATACGATGGAACAGGCGCAACATGGAATCACACAGGTTATAACACTCGTGGAGATGTAGAACTTGCAGGCTTGAATTATAAAACAAATGAAAACCCCAATAGTATTGTAAGAAACCAAAAAACTTATCCAACAGAGAATGATATTCTTAAATTGAACGATGGTTACACCTTCTATATGATTCCTCAAGACCTCACAGGCAAGGTAACTGCAGAGGTAACATTTAGCGATAACACCAAAATAACAATACCTTTAACAGGCTCTTGGAAAGAAGGTACAACTCGAATATATAAATTAAGTCAAAAGAATTCAACATGGACATATACGCTTTTGACAACAAGTCCTCAAATAGCCAAGTATAATGAAACTACAACCGAGAAGTATTCCATCACAAGTTATCGTGAGGCTCCAGACGGAACCAAGAAAGCTGTGGCATGGAAGGTGGTTGGTTATGATGCAAATGGCGACGGAAACTTTGCAATGACAGAGAAACCAGCTTGGTTGGGCAACTTAAAAACAGAAGGAAATGGTGGCGAAAGCGCAGAAGAAACAACAGCTTCGCTTGTTCCTGCACCTCCTGTCGACCTTGTTGTTCAGCGTAATAATGAGTTGAGAAATGCAAGAGCTTTAGGATCTGATGCAGCTCCTTATAACCTATCTAATAGCACTGGTGCTGCAAATGTAGAGAATACGGCTAATAGTTACGTTATTTCTGCACCAGGTGTTTATATAATTCCATTGGTTTATGGTAATGCAATTAAAAACGGTGTAATCAATACAAGCGCATATAAAGGTAATGTTTCTACCCTTAATGTGCTTATTAATAGACAACCCAAAAATGTTATTCTTCAGAATCTGGTAGACCATAATGGTGCAAGTATTACTGATCCATGGATAGAAAGAACCAACAATCGTGCAAACAATGGTGTGAATGCAGCTCAAATTGTGTGGACGGATGAGCCAAATATAGTGCGCCCGAACGCTGTTTCTATTTATCGTGATGCAAGTGGAAATGCTTTTGTGAAGTTCAAAGTAGAGCAAGCCGACATCAAGAGCGGTAATACTGTTGTTGCAGTGAAGAAAGATAACACCATAGTTTGGTCTTGGCACTTGTGGTTTGCACCTAAAGACGCTCTCAAAAAGATTGCAGTTACCAACAAAGAAGGTAAGATATTCAATTTTACAAAAGAAACATTAGGTTGGAAACCAATTTCTTGGGCTGGTACATCTTATTCTACTACACGAGAAGTGAAGATAAAGATTGAACAAGTTGTAGGTCACACGGGTCAAAAACAAATATCGTATGTAACCGTTAAGCAACTTCCCGGCACCTCAACATGTGAGGGTATCACCACATTATATCAATGGGGACGTAAAGATGCATTCCCAGGATTAAGCGGAAACGTTCCTGGAGTGAATAGAGCTGCAGGAGATAAGATTTTTCTACAACCTGTTATTCAGAATCCAGGCAATTTCTATGTAACGCAATTAAATTCGGATAAAAAGATTGATGGTGGTTCTTCCCTATCCCAACTTTATAACTTCTATAACTTATGGTCGATAAATAATACTTCAACTGGTGATCATAATGTGGGTAATGATGGTCCTGTTATAAAGACAATTTACGATCCTTCGCCAGTAGGTTTCACCGTTCCTGCAGGTAATGCCTTTACAGGTTTCACCGAAAATGGTATGAATCAAGGTAAAATGAATGTAGATGGAACCAATGTTCAGTCGGTTTTCACGGCAAAAATGGGACACGAGTTCTGGACAAATAGCAATAAAGAAGAAACTATTTTCTTCCCTGCAGCAGGCTATATGGATAATGGAAATGGTAGCTTAGCATGGTATAAGAAATATGGAGACTTCTGGACTGCCTTACCAGCCGATTTTAATAATGGTTGTGTAATGGGTATTCAATACGATGGTGTTTATCCACGATTCTTTAATGTGCGTACCTATGGATTCTCAGTTCGCCCAGCAGCAGAATAATTAAAAGTAGATATACTACCCTAACAGCCCCGAGCTGAATATGCAAAAGTCCTGTCTTATGTTCGCCATAAAACAGGACTTTTTCTTTCTCCTCATTCTTCCTCCCTTTTCATAGCACTGCTTTTGGGTGACAATGTCATTGCTATTGGGTGCTAATAGTGTTGAGAATGAGCTGTAATAGCATTCATTTTGGCGAGCCATTTGCAGAGCCGTGCAGAAGGCTTGTTGCACTCGTGTTTTCCATTCGTTCCCCTTTCTGTTTTGAAGTACTTCTATTCTTTCTGCCTCTTCTGCTCTCTTTTTGCTCAATATGCCCTCAAAAAAAATCATTCGTTCTCCTTTCTTTTTTCTTGTCTTTGTAGTTTTGCCTACCTTGCCCACGTTTTGTTCTGTGGTTGCTTTTTCTTTAGATTCTTTGTCCTTTCCCTTCGTTTTTCAATCAACCCGCAAGAGGTGAATATTTATAGTTTGTTAACTAGGAAAAATGAAAAACGAAAAAATACTTCTCGATTCTCTTTTATCTTTGCAGTCGAACAATTCAATAAAAAAACACAACAATCATTTATTTTGAAACACACAATGTTATGAAAAGACCAACTGATTTTTTAAGCGTTTCAGACATCAAAAGAAACGCAAGAAAGCTACCACCAGGCGATGTGCGCTATTGCATTGCCGAAGAATTGCTGAGGCTTTTGTGGCTGAAACCCTCGTGCAAATGTCGCTGGAAAGGCACTACTACCGACTTGGTGTCGCTGGTTTATTTTATTTATTCAGAGGGCTTGCTCATCGACGACAAGGGTTTTCCGCTCTCGTTTCGCATTCTTACAGCTCTGTTCTTTGGCTTGTTGCAAGTGAGGATACCTGCCAATCCATCGGCAATAGTGATTAGAGCACGGCAAAGAAAGGGTGTGAGGCAATATAACATCTTTGAACGATATGAGCTGTTGATGAGCAAAAATGCTGAGATACGCCCGCTCTCTAACGAAATTGTCGTTGAATATGTCGACCAATCAACCATCAACTAAAAAACACACAAAATGAATAGAACAATCAATACCATTGAAAAAGATTTCTTCTTAACACCTCATTTCTCATTAAAGGAAATGACCTCATCGGCAACTGCCACTCAACTGCACATCACCAACTGCCCCAATGCCACGCAAATTGCCCGACTAAAAGCTTTGTGCGAGCATGTTTTAGAACCGCTCCGAAATCGTTTTGGGGCAATAAGGATAACGAGTGGATTTAGAAGTGAGCGACTTAACAGTGCGCTTTGCGCCAACTCTTTGTCGCAACACACCTTTGGCGAGGCGGCAGACATCTATGTTCCGAACCGAGAAAGGGGCTTAGAAATGTTTCATTTTATATGCCAACACTGCACGTTCGACCAGTTGCTGTTGGAGAGAAAGCGCAAAACTCCGTCGTTTTGGCTACACGTTAGCTATAAAAGCGACCGACGCTATAATCGCAATATGGCGGTGGATCTAACGGATCACTATCGAGATTTTAAATAACTTATGGCTTTTGTGGGTTGAAAGGCTCTGCCAAAAACACATCATTATCTTTGCTAAAATGCTCACTTCTTTCTTCTTCTATTTGAAAAAAGAATTGTGAGTGCATAAAAAAAGAAACGAGAGGGAATTGCTTCTCTCTCGTTTGTCGTTGTATGTCTGCTTATTTCTCTTTGTTTTGGTTGCGTTGTTGCGTCCAATGATGTAGCTTTCTGCATGCGAACACGGTTACAACAAAGCCTATGATTTGTGCCAAATTCGCTACATGGTCTATCTCTTTACCTTGTAAATAGTCCATGACACTGAGCAAGGCGAAGAGCAAAATGAGAATGAAAAGAACTTGTAAAATCTCTTTTTTCATTCTGTCTATATAGGGTTAAAGGGTTAATCCAATGCTTACATAAGGATAGATTACTGCTGAACGAGTAATAGTGTTGTCGTTTTCTTTTGTTGTTTCTTTGTAGTTGAGAGCCAATCCTGGGTTAAGACCTAAGCGAACCGACACTCCTTTGGCGGGTTGATAACGATAACCCATATCTAAAAAGAGGAAACTGCCTGTTAAGTTCTTCTTAAAAAGCTTTTCTTCTTTTCTAAGGGTGCATTGATAGCTTCCGAAACTTACGCCTAATCCGAGCTCTGCAAAATGCTTATTCTTGCCAATGAGATAGTTGATGCCAACAGGAAGGGTAACACCTCGTGTTTTTAAGGGGTCACATTCCATAAAATCTTGATTGTCGGTGCTGGTAAAAGCCAATCCTGCTCTAAATCCCCAGTGGCTATTTTTACCAAATCGACTATCATAATGCACACCAACGGTGGTGGAAGCACCAAGTAGTTCTACATAAACTTGTTGTTTTGTTTGGGCTTGTAGATTGCAAAATGCAAGTAGTGAGAAGAGGAGTAGTAAGATGTTTCTTTTCTTAGTTAACTGGTTCATTATCTAATTTTATTGATTTACAAGGTTTATCGCAACAAAGATAGCTAAATATTCTTGATTGCACAAGGGCTAATCTACCTCTGCTAACGGGGAAGAGCACTAAAAAGTTAGAGTAATAGGTATGATAAACCGCCCCCCATCGTATGGGTAATAGGTACGACGGACAGCGGTTTTTATTTGTTATGGCTTTTCAATATAAGTCTTTTGCATTTCTTCCAGTTCTTGAGTCGTCATCTTTCTGTATCTTGAAACGCCGTAGTTTTCTGTTAGTTTGCCCGTTCCGTCGTTCTTATAGCCCAAGAATTGAATGATAGAGAGGTGTGTTCCGTCGCATTCCAATATGCGGTTGTTAGGTTCTTTGCTGTTAATTAGCTGAATAGTGTTGGTGGCTTCGTCGTAGATATAGTCCTTTGTGGTCTTAACATCCTGGTTAAGAGCGTCTGAATAAAAGAAGCTTGTAACGCTGCCCTCAGTGAAATAGAAGTCGATAGGACTTATTCCCATTAAGTCTTTGTAGTAACTTTTTTGCGCAATGATGCCCTTTGCGTTTATTTCTTGTGTGAATTCGTGTTTCCAACCCTTACCAACAATCTGTTTTTGAAAGGTCTCTTTGGTGATGGTTGGTATCTTTTGCAGGTCTATCCAACCGCCAAAATAGCAGGTTGTAGGTACGTTTTTGTTGTCGTCACCAGAATTGTCGCAACCCACTAAGGTTGTTGTTGCCAATAGAAAGGCGCAGAATAGAATACTAATATTTTTCATTATCTTTTGTGGTTTGATTGCTTACAAAGATAGGGAAATATCTATAAAGAACAAGCAAAGCACCCCTTTTTGTTGTTATTGCTTTGCTTGTTGCCCCTAATCCCTTGTTTCGAGTAGGGGAGAGGATAAACAAAATGCTGACTATAAAGGTGAATTTATAATCAGCATCATGAATGATTTCTTCTTTTATATAGTTGACTTTTTGTGAAGACTATACCATCTTTCTCTTCTAATGATAGAAATTTGCATAGAAGTATGTATTTGTTCTTTAAAGTTATAAAGGTCTTCTATGCTTGATAGTGATATTCTTTTATAGTTTCCACTATAAGTTTCGTCGGGGAAGAAGACAGACTTAGCATAGGGTTTAAATGATAATCTACATATCCACCAGTATTCTTTAGGGTTATAAACGAGTAGATATCCCTTGAGTTTCTTATAAAACAGCTCCGATAAATTATATTTTTCAGAAAGAATTTTCTTGATAATTGCTAACGCATCTAATTCTTCTTTGGTTAAAGTAACATTGGTTTCTTCTTTTATTTCGGGTGTTTCTTCTTTTTCTACAACCTCAATTTGCTGTTCTTCTGTTTTTATAGCAGTCGTTAATCTGTCTTGTATAATGTCGCTTATAACGCTTGATAATGACTTTTTTACCAATGGAATAAATTCTTTTATGACTGCTGCATTAGTGCGTCCTTTATACACTTGTCGAGCAAAGTATTCGGTAAAAGCAGCGGAAGGCATTGCCATATCTTGTTGTAAGATTGCTTTAATTTCGTTGACGTATTTCAATTCGTTTGCATTGCCGAAGGCTTCTTCCTCGTTAAAGTTTGATTTATGGAACTTTTTCAATTGTTCAAGGAGCGAATCAGATGGATTGAGCATGTTAATCACAAGG
This genomic window contains:
- a CDS encoding HU family DNA-binding protein; the encoded protein is MSVVYRLTQDNRKESKTKGKWYARALHTGVIDIEGLANIMQANCTLKKSDILAVIAELVDVMRAQLQNSQKVVLDGLGSFKVGLKTKPADTSTDFTPQKNIVGARVLFRPTSYTTANRKRASFLLQGMSVKEATKYDVKKPKKARGGATSETAHA
- a CDS encoding D-Ala-D-Ala carboxypeptidase family metallohydrolase — protein: MNRTINTIEKDFFLTPHFSLKEMTSSATATQLHITNCPNATQIARLKALCEHVLEPLRNRFGAIRITSGFRSERLNSALCANSLSQHTFGEAADIYVPNRERGLEMFHFICQHCTFDQLLLERKRKTPSFWLHVSYKSDRRYNRNMAVDLTDHYRDFK
- a CDS encoding outer membrane beta-barrel protein, encoding MNQLTKKRNILLLLFSLLAFCNLQAQTKQQVYVELLGASTTVGVHYDSRFGKNSHWGFRAGLAFTSTDNQDFMECDPLKTRGVTLPVGINYLIGKNKHFAELGLGVSFGSYQCTLRKEEKLFKKNLTGSFLFLDMGYRYQPAKGVSVRLGLNPGLALNYKETTKENDNTITRSAVIYPYVSIGLTL
- a CDS encoding type I restriction endonuclease, translated to MDFKETVYLLSERIRTQKDSVGTEEATKTAFVLPMIKALGYDIFNPLEVVPEMDCDLIRSKGEKIDYAILKDGEPIILIECKDVKQNLDLHSTQLQKYFVASKSRFGVLTNGIEWRFYTDIDRTNIMDETPFLVINMLNPSDSLLEQLKKFHKSNFNEEEAFGNANELKYVNEIKAILQQDMAMPSAAFTEYFARQVYKGRTNAAVIKEFIPLVKKSLSSVISDIIQDRLTTAIKTEEQQIEVVEKEETPEIKEETNVTLTKEELDALAIIKKILSEKYNLSELFYKKLKGYLLVYNPKEYWWICRLSFKPYAKSVFFPDETYSGNYKRISLSSIEDLYNFKEQIHTSMQISIIRRERWYSLHKKSTI